TGGAGTTATTGTTGGACTTGAGAAAATTGATGATGAAGTTTTAGAGAAATGTCAAAATGTAAGAATTGTTTCAAAATATGGAGTTGGTCTAAATAATTTAGAATTTACAAAAGAGAATGTAAAAATTGGTTGGACTGGCGGAGTAAATAAGCTTTCTGTTGCAGAAATGACACTCGGATATTTTTTGATGCTTTCGCGAAATTTGTATCAAACTTCAAATCAATTAAAAGATGGAATATGGAATAAATCTGGTGGATTTCAGCTTTCTGGTAAAACAGTTGGAATTATTGGAGTTGGACATATTGGAAAAGAAGTCATTCGACTTTTAGAACCGTTCAATTGCAAAATTTTAGTAAATGATATTATTGAGCAAGATGAATATTATAAATCAGTTGGAGCGACAGAAGTGTCAAAAGATGAAATTTACAAACAATCTGATTTTATAACTATTCACACACCATTTGATAAAACAACCGAGAACCTCATCGGCAAAAAAGAGTTTGAAACTATGAAAAAAAGTGCTTTTGTTGTAAATTCCGCGAGAGGTGGAATTATCGATGAGGTCGCACTTAAAAATGCACTTTTAAGTGGAGAGATTTCTGGCGGTGCAATTGATGCTTATGTTTCAGAACCACCAGAAGATAAAGAGCTTTTGACTTTTCCAAACCTAATCACAACTCCGCATATTGGAGGAAATTCAAGAGAAGCAATTTTAGCTATGGGAAAAAGTGCTATTTCCCATTTGAAAAATTTTTTTCTATAAGTATTTATCTTTGAGTTTGTCGTCTTTCATCATTTTGACAACTCTCACTAAATCCTCTGGAGTATCAACTGCTTTTGTGATAAATTCAGTATCAACCATTTTCACTTTTTGCCCGTTTTCAAGAATTCTCATCATATCAACAGACTCGACAATTTCAAGTGGTGTTGGAGTCATTTCATTGTATTCAATCAAAAAATCTCGTTCATACGGAATTACACAAACTTGTTTTTTCATTGGAACATCTAAGACACCTTTTTTTCGGCTTGGAATTGGTTCTCGAGAAAAATAGAGTGCATTATTGTTTTTATCCATCACAACTTTTACTTCATTCGGGTCTTCAAACTCTTCAACTGTTTCTAAATTTGCAACAAGATTTGTAATTTTTGCCTCATTTTTAACAACTGGTTCGATAGCCTGATCAATCATTTCAGGAAAAGTTAAAGGTTCGTCGCCTTGCACAAGAACCATAATATCAACTCGGTTTCCTGTCTCTTCTTCAATTTTTAACATTGCTTCGGCACATCGATCTGAAGCTCTTTCATGCTTATCACTTGTCATAACTGCTTTTGCACCAATTGATGTCGCATAGTCAAAAATCACTTTATCAGGTGTTGCGATATAAACTTCGCTCAAACTTTGACTCATTTTGCTACGAAAATAGCAGTGTCCAATCATTGGCATACCTAAAATTTCTGCCATTGGTTTTCCTGGAAAACGACTTGAACCCATTCTTGCTGGAATAATTGCTATATTATTCATTCTATTTCTCCTTGACTTTATTTATTAAATTTCATATAATTTCGGAAATTATATTCATTGCGATGAATTTCCTACGGGACTCCCCTTACGAGGGGTTATCTAAAACAAATCTCTAAATTTTCTTCTTAAACTTTCAAAAATTTCTAAATTTATTGTTCCAGATTTGTATTTTAATCTTCTAGAATCAAAAGTTTTTGTTTGATTAAAAACAGCAAAATTTGTTTTGTCTTTAAATTCAAATTTAAAAGAGTAGTGTTTATTTCTCTGCTTTTGTGTTGTTAAAGGAATTCCCAAAAATGTGTTGTGTGTAAATTTCTTTAAAATTAAAACAGGTCTTAAAAACTCTTCACCTTTTCCATAGATTTCATTTCCAACATTATGTCCAATATTTGCAAACCAGACTTCTCTCTCTTTGAAATTAATTTGCCTTTTTTCAGAAACTTGTTGTTGAATTAAGCTCCAACTATTTATTTTTGCTCTATTCGGAAACTCAATCATCTTTTTTCCATCTCTAACAGAATCACCAAGAAAAAAGAAGTCTAAACTGTAAGCTAGAAATGTGCAACCCTCGTTCATTCTTTGAATAAATTTATCTGGATTTGATTCAATCACATGGAAACCATAAGGAATTTTGTTTTTTTCACAAGCAATTCGCACTTTTTCAATTGCATCTTTGACCTCATCGCGATGGTATTCCCCAGGAGTTCCCATGCTTCCAGAAAGATCATAAGGTCCGACAATTGTTCCGTCAATTCCATCAACTGCTAAGATTTCATCAATATTTTCAACAGCTTCAATATGTTCAATTTGAGCAATAATTACAGATTCTTCGCTTACCCATTTTTTATACTTTTCAAATTCTGTCCCGTATCCTTGAGCACGATAAAGTCCAACTCCGCGATTTCCTTCTGGTGGATATTTGACATAGCTTACAGCCTCTTTTGCTTCTTTCTCATTTTTCACCATTGGCACAATCACACCATCAGCACCCATATCCATCACTTTTTTAATTATGACCTCTTCATTTTTACTAACTCGGACAAGTGCCTTGATCTTTTTTGCCTGAATTGTTGAAATCAAAATTTTTGCTTCACTCAAATCAATTGTTGTATGTTCCATATCAATACAAAGCCAATCAAATCCACCTGTTGCCATAATTTCAACAACGGCAGGATTTCCAATTGTGATCCAAGAACCAATTGTCAATTCATTGTTTTTTAATTTCTGTTTTAAGCTCATCTATTTTCGCTTTTTTATAAGTTTAGCAGGAACTCCACCAACTACTGAAAAAGGTTCAATATCTTTTGTAACAACTGAACCAGCCCCAATTACTGAACTTTTTCCTATTTTTGTATTCGCAGTTATTACAGAATTTGAAGAGATCCAAACATCATCTTCAAGGATAATTTCACCATAAGAGTGTCCTTGTTTCATAATTGGAACATCTATCTTTTCAAAAGTATGATTAGAAGCTCTTAAAACACAGTTTGGTGCAATTGCACAATCATTTCCAATTTCTATTTTTCCAAAAGTTGCACCAAGTTGAGAATTTGTATTCATTGAGAAATTATTTCCAATTTTTAAGAATCCTTTATCATGAGCATAAACATATGAATTCTTCATAAATGTAATATTCTTTCCAAGTTCTATATTTTCAAAACCAGAAATTGTTACATTTTCTTCTATTTTAAATATTCCACTAGTTGATTTAAAAAGATTTTTGTATCCATAATATCTAAGCTTTATTCCAATTTGTGTAGGTATTGATCTTAAAAAAGCGATATAAATTTGAAATAGGAGTTTTTTCATATTATTCTCCAAAGACTGTGCAAGGAATTCCATCTGAATTTTCAATTCGTAGAGGAGAAACAAAAATTTTAGAAAGAGTTTTTACATTTCTTAAATCCATATCTTCCAAAATTAAAATAGGTTTTTCTGGATTCAAAAACTTTTTATGAGCTTTTCGACCTTCAATTCGATTTTGAAAACTAGAAATTGAAATTGAGTCAAAACCAATAATTCTAATTTTTGGAAAATTGGAAATTAAATAATCATAAAGTTTTTCTGAAAAACCGTAATTCTCTTTCCAAAATTTTTCTTCTTCTCGAAAATGACAAATTCCCGTTTTGATAATAAGTATATCGGAATCTCTCTCATTTATTTTCTCTAACTGTTCAATGACATCATCGTAAATCAAGAAATCTTTGGGCTGAATTTCAATAAAAATAGGTTGATTAAAAAACCAAAAATCTGCTGAAAAATCTGTAATTGTTTGACCATTTTGGTGAAAATGAAAAGGCATATCAAGATGTGTTCCAATATGAGTTGTTGTGGAAATTGAAGAGTCATTTGCAACATCTCCATTCAAAATAGAACTCTTTTTTTCAATCTCAAACCTGTTTCTATTTCCATAAGTTGGAGTTTCTGAATTTAAAAGATAGGATAAAAATTTCACTGTTTTCCTAATTTTTTCTACAATTCTATTAAAAAAGGGAGATAAGTTGAAAAAAGCTATTATTTTTGGCGGGAGTGGATTTCTTGGAAGTTATGTCGCAGAGGAACTTTTAAAAAGAAAATATAGAGTTGTAATTGCGGATGTTTTAGAACCAGAAAATAAAAATATTGAATTTCACAAAATAGATATTTTGGACAAAGAAAAAGTTTTTGAAATTGTCAAAGGAGCTGATTTTGTTTATAACTTTATCGCAATTTCAAATCTTGATGATGCAATTCACAAACCTATCCAGACAATGAATATTAATGTTTTAGGAAATATGAATATTTTAGAAGCTTGTCGAGAAAATGGAAAAATTGAAAGATTTATCTATGCTTCAAGTGCTTATGCTCTTTCAGAAGATGGCTCTTTTTATGGAATTTCAAAGCGAACAAGTGAAAAAGTAATTGAAGAATACCAAAAAAGATACGGCTTAAAATACACAATTATTCGATACGGTTCAGTTTATGGCGAAAAAGCAAGTCATAATAATTATATTTATAACTTGATTTCTGATGCAATGAAAACAGGAAAATTGGTTTATAAAGGCGACGGTGAAGATATTCGCGAATATATTCATGCAAAAGATACCGCAAAACTTTCAGTTGATATTTTGGAAAACAGTGATTTTGAAAATGAACATGTAATTTTAACAGGAATTGAAAAGATGAAGCGAATTGAACTTTTAACAATGATAAATGAAATTTTGGGAAACAGATTTGAAATTGTCAATATTGATAGAAATCATCTTGGACACTACAAAATTACACCATATTCGTTCAATCCGACAGTTGGAAAAAAACTTGTTGCTAATCCATTTATGGATTTAGGTCAAGGACTGCTCGAATTGATTCAAAATATTTCAGATGAGAAAGAGTAATTTTTGTCGGAGAGTTTCCGACAATTTTTCACTCTAAAATTAAAATTTTCCCGCTAAATCCAAAAGTTTGGTTTTCTGTCAAATTGACTTTTAATAAAATAAGAGTATCTCCAGCATAGCCGTCCAGAATTTCCTCGTAAAGTGAAAGTGAATTTTGAAAACTTGAAATTCCCGAAACTCCAAACTCAACATTTAAAGTCGTATTTGCTTTAATAAATGAAGAAATCGAACCAATTTCTTCAGGAAAAAGTCCCATAACTTTGGACATCGAAATTTCAGTTTCGCCATTTTCATTTGAAACAATTTCAATATCGTTTAACGGTTTTGACAAAATAACAGTTGAATTATCTGAACGAGTTCCAAAAAGTAAAACTTTACTTCCTCCGCTCAATTTTCCATCTATATCCAAACTCATTTCAGGAACAAGAAAAACAAAGTTCCTATTTGTTCCGACCTCATCGAGTTTGAAAAAGAGAGTTACAGTTTGTGGATTATCAAGTTGAAATTCCATCGAAATATTTAAAGCAGAAAGAGAAATTGGTAAAGAATATTCGATGTCAGGAAAGTATCCGTTTTCAATTTCTAAAACTCTATTTTCATCACTGCTTCCAAAAATAATTGTGTCTCCAACAAGTTTTAAATCGTAATTTTCAGGTGTGGCAGTTTCTGTATTTTCCAAATTGTCATTTGTAGAATTTTCAGTTTCTGTATTTTCTAAATTGTCATTTGTAGAATTTTCAGTTTCTGTATTTTCTAAATTGTCATTTGTAGAATTTTCAGTTTCAATGTTTTCTTCAGTTTCAGTTTCAGTTTCTGTATTTTCCAAATTGTCATTTGTAGAATTTTCAGTTTCTGTATTTTTTTCAATCTCAGTTTCTGTATCTGTATTTTCTTCAGTTTCAGTATTTATAACTGTTTGACTATTTTCACTATCTCCATTTACAATAATATTTGTGTCGCCGTCATTGACAATTTGAGTATTTGTATTTTCATCACCGTTGTCAATTTCAGTTTCACTGTTTTCAGGTTCAGAAATTTCAGGCTCAAGTATATTTTCTTCAACTTCTTGTTCAGTAGTTTGAGAAATTTCAGTCGCATTTTGTTCATAATCAAGAGTGTTGTCATTTTCTGTTGAAATTATATTTTCGTTTTCCATTGAAGTGGTATTTTCAACTTGAGTAGAATTTGTATTTGAGTTAGAAGAATCCTCACCGCAACTTGTAAAAAAGAGGAGAAGAGAAGTTGCAATAAAATATTTTGTCATATTTATCCTTTGTAAATTGAGTTTGCTTTTATAAAACTCTGTTTTGGAATTTCTGTATATTCTCGACAAACTGCACCGCTACCGATAAAACTATTTTCGCCAACAAGAACTCCGCCGTTTAAAATTGCACCAGTAGAAATATGGCAACTGTTTTCAACAATCGCATCATGTTCAACAAGTGATTTAGAATTTAAAATAGAGTTTTCACCGACTTTTGCGGAGGCATTTACAATCGCACCATGCATAACAACTGTTCCATTTCCAATTTTTGCATGTCTTGAAACAATTGCAAATGGCGAAACTATTTTAGGTAAAAAGAAGCCTAAATCTTGTGCCAATTTAAAATATCGAATTCTTGGTTCTGGATTTTTGACTTGCCCAATCGTTACTATTGCAAAATCAGTTTGATTTTTAAATTTAGCTAAATCTTCACCAGTTCCTAAAATTTTGTATCCGAGAATATAAGTTCCAATCTTACTTTCATCATCGTCAAGAATGCCTAGAATTTGGAATTTGTTTTCACTCTCAATAACATCAATTACAGATTTACAGTGTCCGCCACCACCAATTAAGATTATTTTATCTTTTTTAGAATTCAAGAAGTTCCTTTTATAATTTTTGAGAATTCTATCACTCTTTTGTTATCTATTTTTTGGTAAAGTAAGAATATTTATTAAAAATTTTAAAGGACTTATTCTTGATAAGAAACACTCTTTTAATCACTTTCCTGCTTTTTTCTCCACTTTTTGGTAAAGAAAAAAAAGCCGATGAGGTCGATCATGTTGCACTTGCTTCTATTTTAATTCGTGATGGCTACAATGATAGAGCTTTAGCCTCTCTAAAAGAAGTTGATTTATACAGTAAAGAAGTTGATTTTGTCCGCTTTTTTACTCTTCGTGGTGTCGCAAAAATGAAATTAGAAGATTATCGTGGTGCAATTATCGATTTTGAAGAATCTTTTTCGCGAGGAAACAGTGAAACTCAAATTCGAGTCTATATGGCAAAAGCTTATTTCACAATAAAAAATTACACCGAAACTATTGAAATGCTAAATTTAGTTCCTGAAATTGCAAATGCCGATGAAAAACTTATCAGCATGAAAGCTCAGGCTTATTGGCTAAATAATCAAAAATCTGAAGCACTCGAAACTCTTAAAATTGGAATTAAGAAATTTCCAAATTTTGCAACTCTACATCGACAAAAATTTTTCTACCTCATCGATTTGAAACTTTTTCAGTCGGCAAAAGATAGTGGTTTAAAGTATTTGGCGATAAATAAAGAAGTTGAACCGTCAGACTATTTGCGAATTGGAAATGCTTTCCGAAAAAGTGGTGATTTTCCTGAAGCTCTCCGTTTTTTACAATTGGCACAATTGAAATATCCAGATAATGCGGAAATTTTGATTGAAATGGGACAAACTTATATTGACAAAGGTGAATTGCTTTCCGCTGCACATGTTTTTGAAAAAGCTTCTCTGCTTGATAATAAATATTCACAAGAAGCAAGTGAGCTTTTCCGTCGTGTCAAAGATTTCTATCACACACTCTATTTAAATGCGAAAATTGTTGATCAAAAAGAGAAGATGAAACAGCGACTCGCTCTCTATCTTGAATTGGGACAATTTGAAAATGCCGCAGCAATGGAAAAAGGTTTGAGTCGAATTGGTCTTCTTGATGACGATAATATGCGATATGCTCTAGCTTTTGCTCTTTTTAAAATTGGAAAATATGATCGAGCTGAGAGACACTTAAAATATATTACAAATTCTGACATATTTAAAAAATCTACTCAACTACGAGCTTCAATGGTAGATTGTCAAAAAGATTTTTGGAGTTGTAACTGAGGGTTTGGGGATTTCCCCAATCATGAAAGTTCTATTTTTAAACAAGCACCTCGTAAATCTTGACCGTTTAAAAAGAATGTCTTATTACTTGCCGTCAAGTGTCCTAAAAGATGTTCTTCTACTGTAATTTTGCTAATGTAAAGTCCCATTCCTCTACCTTGAGTCTGAAATTGAGTTGTGAAATATGGGTCAAAAATCTTTGCCTCAATATCTTCATCAATTCCTCCACCAGTATCGCAAATTTCGATAATAAATTTTTCGTCAAGCCCACGATCAATTTTCATTGCCTTAATTTGAATGAGTGCCTCTTCTGGATTTGTTCTTTCAATCGCCTCTTTGCTGTTTTTCAAAATATGCATCAGTGTTTGAACAAAACTTTGTCGATATGTGTTCAATTGTAAAGTTTCAGAAATTTCTAAAAAAGTCCCAATTTTTGAACCTTCTGCACTAATTCCCTGCATTTTTAATGCCTCTTTTACAGCATCAACAACTTTAAATCTCTCTTTTGTGTGTTCAGGAGCAAAATAGTTTGCAAATTGATCAATTGTTTCAGACATATTTCTTAGAAATTTATTTGTGTCCGAAATCACACCTTCAAGATATTCTCCATCAAGCTCACCATCTTCATAAGTTCCCCGTAAATCCTCAAGTGTCAGACCCATGAAATTTAGTGGTTGTCGCCATTGATGTGCAATATTAATTAACAATTCACCCATTGAAGAGAGTTTTGACTGCTGGATCATAATTTTTTCTCTCTTCTCAAGTTCTATTTGTTGAAAAAGAATTTTTGCACTCTCATAAACAGTTTCAAGAAGCTCTTCAGGATTTGCACTCTTTTTAATGTAACCATTTACACCAATTTTAATAGATTCAATTAAAAAATGCTCTTCACTAAAAGAGGTTGTTAGAATAACTGGAGTGTTGTGATCTATCCGTTTTATAAAACGAGCCATCTCAATTCCACTCAAATTTGGCATATTAATATCAGTAATAACAATATCATTTCTTTTTTTGTTAAAAATCTGAAGACCAACATCACCATCTTCTGCTAAATCTATCTCTTTAAAATATGGCTTTAAGATTGTTTCAAAAAATCTTCGAGCTGTTTTTGAATCATCAACATAAAGAAGTCGTAGCTGATGTGTATATTTGTATAACTTTTTGCTATCAAAACGATTTAATTTTTTTCTACTGTTTTTCATAAAAAATAATACAAAATCCCGATAGGGAGAATGCTTTTCCTTTCTTTGATGATCTATATTTCTAAAACGACATTTTAATGAATTTGTGTATTATATATATAACATTTAAGTAAAATTGCAAAAATCTATTTTGGAGATTGAAATGCAATTTTTAATACTAGCAAACTTTATTCTATTTATTTCTGGCTGTTCTTTTAATGAAAGTGAGATCGAAGAACCAAAAATTATTCTACAAGAGAGCATAGTTGTAGAGGAGAGTTTTAAACCAGTCTCAATTAGGGATGGTTTAATTGAGATGGAGAGAGATAATCGTGGTGATTACATAGTTCCCGCAATGGTTCTTATTGAAAATGGTGAATTTGAGATGGGAGATTCTCTTGGAATTGGAAATAGTAGCGAACTGCCTGTTCATAAAGTTAAATTTAATTATGAGTTTTTTATTGGAAAATATGAAGTTACTTTTGATGAGTATGAAAAATTTGCAAAAGCGACAAAAAGAAGAATTTCTGCACCTTTTATTGAAAAAGATTTTCCAATTACAGAAGTGAGTTTTGAAGATGCAAAAGCATATGCAAATTGGTTGAGTGAGAAAACAGGTGATAAATATCGACTTCCAACTGAAGCGGAATGGGAATTTGTAGCTCGGGCAGGAACAAAAGAGAGATTCTTTTTTGGAAATAGCACAAAAGATTTAGGACACTATGCGGTTTTTGAAAACGAGACACATCCAAATCGAATTGGTGAAAAATTGCCAAATCAATTAAATATTTACGACCTTATCGGTAATGTTTGGGAGTGGTGTGAAGATTGGTATGTTGAGGATTATTCACAAGCAACAAGAGATGGAAGTGCTTACAAGATTCAGACTGATAGCCGAGTTGTTCGGGGGGGTTCTTGGAATGATGTTCGGGACAATTTAAGAGTTACAACAAGAACTGGATTTCCGCAAACTGTAAAAATGAATGATACTGGATTTCGTCTTGTTATGGAAATTTCAGAGTAGATTTGTCGGAAATTTTCCGACAGGTTTTTAACTCAGGTTTTCTATATTTTCTGAAATATCTCCGCTGAAAATCCCACTCACAAGAGAGATGATATCTGGATTATGTTCTCGAATTTTTGAAATATTTTCAGAATTGATTCCACCAATTGCACAAATCGGAATTGAGAGTTCATTTTTTGCTTTTGACAAAACTTCCAATGGAACAGTGTAGGATTTTGGTTTTGTTGGCGATTTAAAAAAACTTCCAAAAGCAACATAATCAGCACCAGATTTTTCCATCTCTTTTGCTCTATCAATATCTCCGTAACAAGAGACTCCGACAAAACCTGAAAAAATCTTTTTAACTTCAGAAATATCTAAATCATCTTCTCCAACATGAACACCATGTGCTTTTACTTTTTCTGCAAGTTCAACTCTATCATTTAAAATAAAAAGTCCGTTTTCTTTGTCGATGAGGTCTCGAAGCTCTTTTACAACTTCAAATATCTCACCATCTTTTGCACTTTTATTTCTGTATTGGAAAATTTTCACACCTTTTCCCAAAGCCTCTTTCACTTTTTCCACAACACTGCTATCTGGTGTCAAGACCTCATCGGTAATTGCATAGAGTCCTGATAAATTTAAATTCATTTTGAAACCTCTCCAATTCTTTTTTCAACTGATTCGATTTTTGATTCTAATCTATTTGATTTTCCTTTCCGAATATCAAACTTAAGAACTGAATAGACCCTATTTACACTCATCTCCTCTAATTTGTTGTAGCATTTTTCAACCAAATCAAGAGCATCTCGAATGTTTTCAGTCTCAACAATTGTTGCCATTGGGGTCAATTTGTAAGGAAAACCGCTCTCTTTTACAACTTTCACAACTTGGCTAACATAGTCGCCTTTGCTCTCACCAACATCAGTCGGAAACATCGCAAATTCTAGTAAAAAACTGTTCATAATCTCTCTCCAAATTTTTAAAATTCTACCAACTCATTTAAATATTTTTTGTTAGAGTTTTTTAACGGTAAAAAAGATTCAGAATTTAAAACTCTTAAATTATTAAAATATATTAAAACAGTAGCTTGGTAGCTTATTTTGGTAAAATTGAGAAAAATTTGAAAGAATTCCATGAACATTGAAGAGATACGAGCCGACATATTTAAGTTATTTGATTTACGAATTGATAAAGATGATCCGATTTGGGCATTTCTCTATGCAAATAGGGAAGTAATTAGAAATCTTGAAGATATTCTACAACTCTCAAAAGCTGAAAATAGAGAATACCACAAAAACTTAAGATTAGAACTTGAAGAGTTCCGAAAAGTTGCAAAAGATAGTGTTCATACAGCAATTGAGCAATTTGACTTTCGACTTGACGAATTTCATCGAGATATTGCAAGAACTGAAAAACATCATCAAGAAGTTACAGCATATCAGGATCGTTTTCGTTCAGAGCTGAAAAAAGATTTTGATAATAAACTAGAAAATATGTCGGGAATTTTTGACTCACATCTCGTTGCAATTGAGGAGAGAATTAATAATATTATCGAAGCTGTTGATTACACAAGATTCAGTGATAGTGTTGAGCGAGAAGTTTCTGATGTTGTAAAACGATCTCTTCACGAAATCCGAGCGGGTGTCTCTATTAATAAAAAGGGAATTGAGAATTTAAGAGAATTAAAAGATGAAAATGAATCGACAATTAGGCGACTTGAAAACAGAATTTCAACAATCACAACACTTGGAGTTCTTCAAACTGTGCTTTTTGGAGCTTCACTAACACTCTTAGGAATTGTCTATTTTTCACAGGAAAAACTAACATTTACAATAGAAGAGCCAAAAGAGATTGTCCAAGAAGTTTCCACAGAGAAATAGATGGGAAAAGTAATATCTTTCGCAAACTTCCAGAACTCTTCTGGAAAAACAACTTTTATAATTGAGACTGCGAAAACTCTTCAGCGGTCTGGAAAAACAAGCATTTTAATTGACTTTGATCCAAAAGGTGATTTAAGCAGAGAATTTGGAATTTCTCAAAGGGATTCTATTCTTCAAATAATTTCTCGACAAAAAGATTTTCATGATGTTATTCAAAAAACAGAGTTTGAAAACACTCTTCTTTTGCCGTCAAGCTTAAAACTTGCAAAAACAACAAATGAAGACTTAAAAGGTATCAATGAAATCATAAGCTATTTAAATGGAAAATTTGATTATATTATGATTGATACTCCACCGTATTCATTGCCAATTTTGTCAAAAACTTTAGAGATTTCAGAAAGAGTGATTTCTCCAGTCGTATTTAATAAATTGACACTTTATAAAACAGAGAAGTTTTTAAATTTTGCAACAAATGAGAAAGTGAAACTTGTGCCGAACAAATATAGCGATTATGATATTCCATTTTTTGCAAATATGTTGAAAGATCACAAAGAACTTTTTATCGAGAAAAATTCACACTTTGTAAAGATTGATGAAAATTTTCGCGGAGATTGGCTAACACTAATCGATTTTTAAATCGGTAATTAAAATCTGTGTAGTTATTTTGGTAATTCCCCAAAATTGGGGAAAAGATTTTAGAAAATAATAATTCCTGCGAAAATTCCAAATAGAATTGTTCCAAGTGCAAAAACTGTTTGTGAAACTGTTTCCCATCCTGAGATTTTCTCAATTTCACTTTTTTTGCTTTCATCAAAATAGATAAATTTTACAATCCAAGAATAGTATCCGACTGAAATAGCAGAATTGAAAAATGCAATTAATGCGACCCACCAAAATCCACTTTCAACCACCGCATAAAATACGACTGCTTTTGACATAAATCCTGCTAAAAGAGGAATTCCTGCTAATGAAAAAAGTTGAATTGTAAAGAAGAGTGCAATTACTGGATTTCGTTTTCCAAGACCTTTTAAGTCATCAAGATTTTTCACTTTTGCAATATCAAGAAGTAGGAAAATTGATGTTTGCATAAAAATATATGCGACTGCCATATAAATAATTCCATTTCCTGCAAAATCAGAATCAACTGCGACAAAAGGCAAAATCATATATCCCGCTTGAGCCACCGAAGAGTAAGCTAGGATTTTTGATACTCGGGTTTGGAAAAGTGCTGAAAAATTCCCAAAAAACATCGATGCGATTGAAATTCCTAAAAATAGGTAAGTAAAGTCATTTTCAATAATATAAGCTTGGAAAAGTCGGAAAGTCCCAACAACAATTACACTTTTTACAAGTCCCGAGATAATTGCGACATGAACAAAATTTCCTTTTGTGTAAGTTGTGATTGCCCAATTTTGCATTGGTAAAACTGAGAATTTGTAAAAAACTCCAAGAAAAACAAGCACAAGCCCAAAATATGATAAATCTGAAAGTGGTTCTAAATTTTCTAGGAAAAACTTGTTGTAAATTTCTGAAGAGATGTCTCCACCGCCAACAACAAAAAGAGCTGTTCCCAAAAAGATAATTCCACTCGCAATTGCACCCATTATAAAAAGTGTTACCGTTGCTTCCGCTTCATCTCGATTTGTGATTTTTGAAAGCAGAATAAATGAAATTATTGAGAGTGCTTCAAAAGTGATTACAAATTCCACGACACTTTTTGCTTCTAAAAAGAAGAAAGATGCCACACCTAAAAATAGAGTTTGTAAAGCTGTTACTCCGTCTTTAATGTGCAAGAGAGTT
This is a stretch of genomic DNA from Thiovulum sp. ES. It encodes these proteins:
- a CDS encoding phosphoglycerate dehydrogenase-like oxidoreductase (PFAM: D-isomer specific 2-hydroxyacid dehydrogenase, NAD binding domain; D-isomer specific 2-hydroxyacid dehydrogenase, catalytic domain); translated protein: MKIVATSPSFSKNPELEKEIYSYFPNAKLNLEGKRFSKNELIEFIGDADGVIVGLEKIDDEVLEKCQNVRIVSKYGVGLNNLEFTKENVKIGWTGGVNKLSVAEMTLGYFLMLSRNLYQTSNQLKDGIWNKSGGFQLSGKTVGIIGVGHIGKEVIRLLEPFNCKILVNDIIEQDEYYKSVGATEVSKDEIYKQSDFITIHTPFDKTTENLIGKKEFETMKKSAFVVNSARGGIIDEVALKNALLSGEISGGAIDAYVSEPPEDKELLTFPNLITTPHIGGNSREAILAMGKSAISHLKNFFL
- a CDS encoding acetyltransferase (isoleucine patch superfamily) (PFAM: Bacterial transferase hexapeptide (three repeats)), which produces MKKLLFQIYIAFLRSIPTQIGIKLRYYGYKNLFKSTSGIFKIEENVTISGFENIELGKNITFMKNSYVYAHDKGFLKIGNNFSMNTNSQLGATFGKIEIGNDCAIAPNCVLRASNHTFEKIDVPIMKQGHSYGEIILEDDVWISSNSVITANTKIGKSSVIGAGSVVTKDIEPFSVVGGVPAKLIKKRK
- a CDS encoding 2,4-dihydroxyhept-2-ene-1,7-dioic acid aldolase (PFAM: HpcH/HpaI aldolase/citrate lyase family; PemK-like protein), which codes for MSLKQKLKNNELTIGSWITIGNPAVVEIMATGGFDWLCIDMEHTTIDLSEAKILISTIQAKKIKALVRVSKNEEVIIKKVMDMGADGVIVPMVKNEKEAKEAVSYVKYPPEGNRGVGLYRAQGYGTEFEKYKKWVSEESVIIAQIEHIEAVENIDEILAVDGIDGTIVGPYDLSGSMGTPGEYHRDEVKDAIEKVRIACEKNKIPYGFHVIESNPDKFIQRMNEGCTFLAYSLDFFFLGDSVRDGKKMIEFPNRAKINSWSLIQQQVSEKRQINFKEREVWFANIGHNVGNEIYGKGEEFLRPVLILKKFTHNTFLGIPLTTQKQRNKHYSFKFEFKDKTNFAVFNQTKTFDSRRLKYKSGTINLEIFESLRRKFRDLF
- a CDS encoding 3-deoxy-D-manno-octulosonate cytidylyltransferase (PFAM: Cytidylyltransferase~TIGRFAM: 3-deoxy-D-manno-octulosonate cytidylyltransferase); its protein translation is MNNIAIIPARMGSSRFPGKPMAEILGMPMIGHCYFRSKMSQSLSEVYIATPDKVIFDYATSIGAKAVMTSDKHERASDRCAEAMLKIEEETGNRVDIMVLVQGDEPLTFPEMIDQAIEPVVKNEAKITNLVANLETVEEFEDPNEVKVVMDKNNNALYFSREPIPSRKKGVLDVPMKKQVCVIPYERDFLIEYNEMTPTPLEIVESVDMMRILENGQKVKMVDTEFITKAVDTPEDLVRVVKMMKDDKLKDKYL
- a CDS encoding putative metal-dependent hydrolase (PFAM: Putative cyclase), with the protein product MKFLSYLLNSETPTYGNRNRFEIEKKSSILNGDVANDSSISTTTHIGTHLDMPFHFHQNGQTITDFSADFWFFNQPIFIEIQPKDFLIYDDVIEQLEKINERDSDILIIKTGICHFREEEKFWKENYGFSEKLYDYLISNFPKIRIIGFDSISISSFQNRIEGRKAHKKFLNPEKPILILEDMDLRNVKTLSKIFVSPLRIENSDGIPCTVFGE